One genomic window of Mustela lutreola isolate mMusLut2 chromosome 14, mMusLut2.pri, whole genome shotgun sequence includes the following:
- the LOC131814481 gene encoding LOW QUALITY PROTEIN: olfactory receptor 10X1 (The sequence of the model RefSeq protein was modified relative to this genomic sequence to represent the inferred CDS: substituted 1 base at 1 genomic stop codon) — MENGVFICSFFXISDTETMKVNQTVVGEFILIGFSVYPHVQMFLFLVFLGLYLLTLTGNLAIMGLTWVDRSLHIPMYLFLGALSFSETCYTLTIIPKMLADLLTGNRGISVTGCGLQMCFFLGLGGTNCIILTLMGYDRFLAICNPLRYPLLMTNMGCGRLVASAWAGGFLISLIETALIFRGSFCSPNLVRHFFCHMRAVVRLSCLDSDLTGSVVTVISVTGLIGTFLLIIITYMFILSTVFRIPSAEGKQKAFSTCASHLTVVLVHFGFAAIVYLKPEASGGDDTLMAVPYTVITPFLSPLIFSLRNKDMKNALRKVLGKRRFLKKQFWINAT, encoded by the coding sequence ATGGAGAATGgagtatttatttgttctttcttttagatttcaGACACGGAAACAATGAAGGTCAACCAGACAGTCGTGGGAGAATTCATTCTTATTGGCTTCTCCGTGTACCCACATGTGCAGATGTTCCTCTTCCTGGTCTTTCTTGGCCTCTACCTTCTCACCCTCACAGGTAACCTGGCCATCATGGGTCTCACTTGGGTGGACAGATCTCTCCACATCCCCATGTACCTCTTCCTTGGTGCCCTCTCTTTCTCCGAGACCTGCTACACACTGACCATCATCCCCAAGATGCTGGCAGATCTGCTGACTGGGAACAGAGGCATCTCCGTCACGGGGTGTGGCTTGCAGATGTGTTTCTTCTTGGGACTTGGTGGCACCAATTGCATCATCCTGACCTTGATGGGATATGATCGCTTTCTGGCCATCTGCAACCCTCTCAGATATCCACTGCTTATGACCAACATGGGGTGTGGACGACTTGTGGCCTCTGCTTGGGCTGGAGGCTTCCTTATCTCTCTGATAGAGACTGCGCTGATATTCAGGGGCTCCTTCTGCAGCCCCAACCTTGTCAGACATTTCTTCTGCCACATGCGAGCAGTGGTGAGGCTGTCCTGTCTAGACAGCGACCTCACGGGGTCCGTTGTGACAGTGATCTCCGTGACTGGCCTGATAGGCACGTTCCTGCTCATCATCATCACTTACATGTTCATTCTTTCCACTGTCTTCAGGATCCCGTCAGCCGAGGGCAAGCAGAAGGCCTTCTCTACCTGTGCCTCGCATCTCACAGTGGTCCTTGTCCACTTTGGGTTTGCAGCCATTGTCTATCTGAAGCCAGAAGCTTCAGGAGGGGACGACACGCTCATGGCCGTCCCTTACACGGTCATTACCCCTTTCCTCAGTCCTCTAATTTTCAGCCTCAGGAATAAGGACATGAAGAATGCCCTAAGAAAGGTGCTTGGAAAGAGGAGATTCTTGAAAAAACAATTTTGGATTAATGCTACGTGA